Sequence from the Fusarium oxysporum Fo47 chromosome VI, complete sequence genome:
CGGGCAAGAGCTTCAaaagagcttcaagaagcttggatGCCAGCTCTCACGCCATTGAGCTCCGAGCTGTCATGCTCTATGACGTTTGTGAGTATCATACTAACTATGTACAGCTGGAACGACGAGGTCAACTACCacaacaaggacaaggcttCCTAAGTATGATCTGTCGACAGCTCATGCGTTGGACAATTGCTGGACTACTCCGTCATGGACTACTCCCTCTGGAGATACCTTGTACATGTTCCCTAGACTCGAATTGACTGATTGTTGAAATCTTAACCATCGCTCCTAAGTATGCTGAGGGACATGAAACTGGATGTGCCGTCAAGTTTCGACTATTATCATAAAAAATGCCTGCAAGTTTTGTCGTAAaaaccaccaacaacaagtCATTTCCCCGCTAGTTCTAACTGAATTTACTCTGTATTCTTTTCCAAGCATGTTCTAAATATTGTCTTGACATTATCCACGCTCATTGTTCTCTTCATCTGGCTCCCATGCTTCAGATTCGGGCCTTAGACAGATTTTACGTAAGTCAAGAACTTAAGTTCAACGGAACATTGTATCGACTATATAATGCATCCGGGTTGGATTAATATGATTAGAATCGTAACCAATTCACTGTATATTCTAGCTCTGCCCTTTGGACGTCGTGATACATATCCACCAATTGAGATTGTGTCATCCCACTTTAAGTCGCCTTGACAGGGATACTCCGAAGATGCCCCGACCAAACAACAAACACCAGTAACGAAACACTCTACAACCAGACGCGCCAACCGAGAGGAACAGTTGATATCCTCATCTAATGGGAGCTTGTTGACGCAGATGGGAAGGTCAGAATATCATTAAGGTAGCTAGATTATATCTGGGCAGGAGTGACCTAATCTGTTAACAATTCGACAGGCGCGTCTTGGTGCCGACTTGAAGGGCGCTGGTTTGAACCCTTCTCACTCTATGACTGTTcgcatcttcatcattcaCCATCACTCATAATAATAGTGCGATTGGTTCCGGCTAAAAATGGCCCGCTATCTCAACCCGGCCAAGATTGGCCTTCTCGCTCTCGTAGAGCTCTACGTTGAAGGAGCTGTACCAAGTGATGCTATCCTTCCTGTGCTCTCTTTCGTCACCTCTCATCTTGTGGATCATTCTTCACCAAAAACATCCGCCGATCAGTCCGAAAGATGGAGCAAGGCAGAGAAAACCGTCAGCCTCGTCATAAGCATTAAagagtttgagaagcttcttgggAGCTACCCCTTTCTCATGGGCATGCCTGGACGGAGGTTATGGGACCAGTTCTTGGGCAAACTATGGGATATCAACTCATTGGACGCGCTGCACAAATTTTTCGACAACCTATCCGGCTTGTTGGCCAAAACCAAGGAGGAGCGTCAGAGACTGGCTGAGTTGGGCCAGCCagtggaagaggaagaaggcatCAGGCTCTCAGCGAACTCTCCCTTTGGGGCTTTTGTGCGCAGATCGCGACTTGAGTACCAGCGATTACGCTTCCACGACTGCACAGAGCTATGGAAACATTTCGTGCGATATCGACAACCAACAGCCCCTTATCTCAAGCGCAAGATCCCAGGCTTCGGACGGCTGAGTTTCGACAATGTTCTCTTGGTGGGCGAGCAGGAAGATTGGGACCTCAAGAGCGTTATGGACTTGGCCTCTGTGGCGTACGGTGATATGCTCACAGGAGACCAAAGTGGATCGCTCCCTGTGAGCACAGATGACATCGAGAGCCTCCTGGAGTTCCAAATCGAGCAGATGCAGAGTCAGTCATTCTCAAACCCCTTCTGTTACTTTGCGTGCTGACATAGTTAGAATTTGGAAACAGAATACCCCTCGAAATCCGTCATCAGTTTCATGATCTACTCAACGACAGCTATCTCATTCCTAGTCTCACACATTATCTCAAGTTTGTTGTCTTCTATCAACATCAGTGAGCCTTTTGGCTAACATGAGGCAGATTCCTTGATGCGTGGAGAGCTGGAGACTATCCCACTGCATTCGACTATCTGCACCGCTACTTTGACTACACCATGCAGAACAGAGATCGTCTGTTCTACCAATACGCTTTGATGAACTTGGCTGTTTTGCAAGCCGACTTTGGTTGTTACAAAGAAGCTGTAGCAGCCATGCTTGAAACCGTGTCGACAGCGCGAGAGAACCGAGACATGACTTGCCTCAACTTCGCCTTGAACTGGCTCTTCCACTTCGGTCGTGCACATCCCGATCTCGTCCAGAATTTGGAATCGAACAGCCTGCTCGGTACTGGCAAAGAAAGCTTGGCCTTTCTCCGTGTTAAGGCCAGAGAGACAGGGATGTTCACGCTATGGAGCTCTGTTCTCCTCAGCGAAGCAAAGCTCGGACTATTGAACGGTGACAGTGTGGCTACGGCTTTTGAGTCAATTGTGCGAAGCTCTCACATCATCGTAGAGAGGAACATGAACAACATGTTTGGGTCACACCTTTCTCTCACTTCAGCTCTATGGGACAGGCTTGGGCTCTCGACCCTGTCGTCAGCGACCTGCGAGGTCTTCCTGAAATGCCACGCCCGCAATGCCATCTTCGATGATGAGCTGAAGTTGACTTGCCGACTCGCTCTATTACTTGCTTCACGAGGAAAATATGACGATGCAATGACTAAACTGGAAGACTTGGAGGATAATTCACTGAGATCCTGGAAGCCCAGTCAGTATTGGCACAAGTACCGAGGTGTCATCAAGCTGAAAAGAGACTTACATCACAACAATCTCGAAGGAGCTGAACGGCTTCTATCTCAGATCCTCCAATCAAAGACGGATGACCTTGAACCTGATATGGCGTTTTTGGTGGACACCCTCCACATTGACTATCTCACTCGTCGTGGAGATCTTCAAGCAGCCTTTGCAAAAGTCGACAGTATGATGTCGCAACTAgagaatgagaagaaggatgtggtactcaaggtcaagctccTACTCCTAAAAGCCTCCCTTCTTGACAAGTGTGGCCGGCCGCAACGAGGGTTCACAACAGCGATGCGGGCAGCGAGTATATCGTGGGGAGCTCGTCTCATACCCTGCCTCTGGCAGGCGATTGGTTCTGTGTCGAATATTTTGGTCTCTTTGAAGGAATTTGAAGcagcttctcagcttctGTTGGCCGTCATACCCCGTTCCCTGGAGTGTGAGACTGAGAGTCTGACAGCCCAGCTCTACAGCTACCTCGCCGATGCCAACATGGGACTTGCTGGTAATTGCGAACCCAAGTCAGCCAAACGATCGGAATACATGACAAAAGCTCTCGCAGCTGTACAGAAGTCTTTCGATCATTACTCAAGCATCGAAGACATCAACATGCAATGCCAAATGATGGCAAAGAAGGCAATGATCATGAAGCTGACTGGGGATATGGTTCTGGCTGCAGACTACGCCGCAGCGTACGTGTCATTGCGGAAAACTGCTGAATCACTCAGTCTTGACGGGTAGGAGTTGGTAATGGCAAATATAAATCATTGGCATGGCTAGAAACGAGATATGGGAGTTCATTATACCATTTATTTATACAGGGACGGGGCAATATTTTAGCAAGCCCTAGAGAGGATTCCTATCCAAGAACATGAAGCTTTACGAATACACACGCAATGATGCTATATCCCCCATATAACACCAAGAATGCTTGTTTGTCTACCACCGTACTTTTTCGCCCTTCTTGTTCCTTAGCTGGCCTCCCTCTGCCACAGTCTCAGCCTTGGGTTCTTCTGTCACTTCTACCTCACTGGGATCATTGGTGGCCCACACTCTCTCGATACACAGCTCAAACGGACCATCAACACGATCTGTTAGTCCAATACCCACGGTCAAGACCTTCTGTCGAAGCATCTCAGTCTGAGGTTCCACCACAAAGCCGTGATTCGTCCTGACAAAGTCGTTCCATTTTATCAACACTGTTTCCCATTGGCCTGGACGCTTAGGGAATAATCGATGTTGATGTAAATCTGATGGTTCGACACTCTCGGTTTGTAAGTTGACGAAGTAACTGCGGCCATCTGACTTGACACGCAGGGCGAGGTAGATGTATGGATCGATATCCCACATGGAACGGCCAAAAGCAGTGGGCCTCTGGTCTGGGGATCGAAAGCCGGCAAAGCCAGTTCGTTGGATATTGGGGCGGTCGGAGGGGAGGCGAGTAGAGATGTTGCCATGAAAACGGGCATAGGCGGAGGGTATCTTGGGgtcgttgttgatgtcggTGGACTTGTGGAAGTCGAAATTACTCTCTGAGAAGCCACCGATGGTCTTGTCAGTCATGACGATGCAGTCGCGGACGCTATCGGCGGTGTTGAACTCGTAAAGAGGCTTGGGCTGTGTAGCGCCTTTGATGGCCTCGAAGCTCACAGCTGCGACAGTTAGCTCCTCAACATTATGAAGCTTGAGTGGGATCTACCTATTTGCGTGCGCCGTCTGAGCTCATCCATACTTCGGCCGAAGAAGCCTCTTGAGAAGAGTGTTTGTGAGGCCCTCATGATGGGCAATTTTGGTGTTTAGATATGATATCGAGTTTAAAGCTGTCGCAAGTAGTTTACTAGAGCCCAATTGGCTCACCGAGAGTCTGATAACATGAGATATAAGCAGGACCACAGTAAAAAGACTAAAATTGGCCCTTTGGTCGAATTTCAGGCCGTGGAACTATGATGCCGTTGTGAAGTTGCGGTTCTGCAACTGGGGATGTTGATAATCTACACATGTCTAGCATGTGCTAACTGGCCCAATTCAAGCTGGAGATCCCCCACATTTTCACCACCCACCGGCATCGGTCGGCGGGGCATATTTGATCCGCCATCAGTCCAGAACCCAAGAAATTCTTCGACGGCCGAAGACATAGTTTGCCGAAGCCAGCTCAAGCTCGATAATGACTCTGCGCCGCGGGTAACCACCGGGTGTCCCTATAAACCACTTCCACGTCTCGATTCTCTCGGTCCAGCAAACTCGTAACAAAAGGTTCGCCAATGTCTTCCTCGGCAATGGCGCTACGCCCGGCCGCTCTGCGCCAGAGCGTTCTCGGAGCGGCGAGGGTACAATGTCGACACATGTCGATGCCCTCCAAGGGAAAGATTCTGCGAGAGATGCAGAAGGCGGCTTATAAGGATACCAAGAAGACGGATACTCAATCGATGTCGGCGAttcagaagaaggccaacgATGAGTACTTTAAGGGTGGAGGTGGCCCTCTATTTCCTGGTGAGTTATGATGGGGATTATTAGGATCCCAGGCTTCTCGATGCGCCAATCGAGGCTGTAGACAAGTAATTTGAACCATGAGAGAGGACTAACAGCGCAAAAGGCACATTCGTCTCTCTCCCATTCTCACGATACCCCTCCGGCGCCTCCAATCTCTTTAACTACTCATGGTACCGACTCCGACAATTTGGATTCGAATACTTCTCCCTCCTCCAGATGAAACTCAAGTCTATGCCTGACTGGACAACACGGCCAAAGTGGAAGATCGCCCGAAGCAAGATTGCACCCACAGCGAAGAATATGTACATTGAGATGCTCGGGgcttttgctgctggtgaCAAGGCCGCTGTCAACGAGTTATGTCTGGGTCAATTCggaaagaagctcatcgccgCTATCGATCGTCGAAATCCCGCTGAACGTGTTACatttgagcttgtcaagctCAATTCGACATGGGCGTACCCTCGTGTGATGGCACACCAGGTCCACAACGTAAACCCTCACGATAAGGAACACAGCACAGAGCAGGCCGTTGTTGCGATTGCCTCAACACAAAAGGTAGCGAAATACAAGAAGGCCACCGGCGAGCTCATCCCCGGAAGCACAAAGGTGCAGGACAAGATGGAATACGTGGTAGTCTCACGACAGATCAGCGAGAAGACATTCCAGGCTGGGCCATGGCGTATATGGGGAACCATTTCTCCAACAACACTAGAGGCGTtccaggaggagcaggatTGGATCACCAGGGAGCAGGCCAAGCGAGCTGGATGGGAAGGGCCTCTgaaataaaataaaaaaaaggtgCAAAATTGTATAAATGCGCTGTAATGCTCATGATGTTAGTGAGCGGAGGAGGGAACATGTAAAATGAGAG
This genomic interval carries:
- a CDS encoding anaphase-promoting complex subunit 5-domain-containing protein; translation: MARYLNPAKIGLLALVELYVEGAVPSDAILPVLSFVTSHLVDHSSPKTSADQSERWSKAEKTVSLVISIKEFEKLLGSYPFLMGMPGRRLWDQFLGKLWDINSLDALHKFFDNLSGLLAKTKEERQRLAELGQPVEEEEGIRLSANSPFGAFVRRSRLEYQRLRFHDCTELWKHFVRYRQPTAPYLKRKIPGFGRLSFDNVLLVGEQEDWDLKSVMDLASVAYGDMLTGDQSGSLPVSTDDIESLLEFQIEQMQKFGNRIPLEIRHQFHDLLNDSYLIPSLTHYLKFLDAWRAGDYPTAFDYLHRYFDYTMQNRDRLFYQYALMNLAVLQADFGCYKEAVAAMLETVSTARENRDMTCLNFALNWLFHFGRAHPDLVQNLESNSLLGTGKESLAFLRVKARETGMFTLWSSVLLSEAKLGLLNGDSVATAFESIVRSSHIIVERNMNNMFGSHLSLTSALWDRLGLSTLSSATCEVFLKCHARNAIFDDELKLTCRLALLLASRGKYDDAMTKLEDLEDNSLRSWKPSQYWHKYRGVIKLKRDLHHNNLEGAERLLSQILQSKTDDLEPDMAFLVDTLHIDYLTRRGDLQAAFAKVDSMMSQLENEKKDVVLKVKLLLLKASLLDKCGRPQRGFTTAMRAASISWGARLIPCLWQAIGSVSNILVSLKEFEAASQLLLAVIPRSLECETESLTAQLYSYLADANMGLAGNCEPKSAKRSEYMTKALAAVQKSFDHYSSIEDINMQCQMMAKKAMIMKLTGDMVLAADYAAAYVSLRKTAESLSLDG
- a CDS encoding complex I intermediate-associated protein 30-domain-containing protein, producing MRASQTLFSRGFFGRSMDELRRRTQIAVSFEAIKGATQPKPLYEFNTADSVRDCIVMTDKTIGGFSESNFDFHKSTDINNDPKIPSAYARFHGNISTRLPSDRPNIQRTGFAGFRSPDQRPTAFGRSMWDIDPYIYLALRVKSDGRSYFVNLQTESVEPSDLHQHRLFPKRPGQWETVLIKWNDFVRTNHGFVVEPQTEMLRQKVLTVGIGLTDRVDGPFELCIERVWATNDPSEVEVTEEPKAETVAEGGQLRNKKGEKVRW